Proteins encoded within one genomic window of Candidatus Pseudothioglobus singularis PS1:
- the rpsR gene encoding 30S ribosomal protein S18, with translation MAKKQVNKRRKFQIPINRFCRFTKAGFKEIDYKDVEILLKNIDESGKITPSRITGTSAKFQRQLTTAIKRARFLALIPYTDKHKK, from the coding sequence ATGGCTAAAAAACAAGTTAACAAAAGACGCAAATTTCAAATCCCTATAAACCGCTTTTGTCGTTTTACAAAAGCAGGTTTTAAGGAAATTGACTACAAAGATGTTGAAATACTTCTTAAGAATATTGATGAAAGTGGAAAAATTACGCCATCAAGAATAACTGGTACTTCTGCAAAGTTTCAAAGACAATTGACAACTGCAATTAAAAGAGCTAGATTCTTGGCACTAATCCCTTACACCGATAAACACAAAAAATAG
- the rplI gene encoding 50S ribosomal protein L9, whose translation MQVILLEKNEKLGNLGDIANVKSGYARNYLIPQGKAKPANKANMAVFETIRAELEAKEVAALSDAESKELAMKDVVCTISANAGEEGKLYGSVSTTEIAANLLEQGFEVEKRDINMPEAIRNTGEYEVTVSLYAEVVVPVKIIVIAATETE comes from the coding sequence ATGCAAGTAATTTTATTAGAAAAAAATGAAAAACTAGGTAATCTTGGTGACATAGCAAACGTTAAGTCTGGCTATGCTCGCAACTACCTAATTCCGCAAGGTAAAGCCAAACCTGCTAATAAAGCTAACATGGCAGTTTTTGAAACAATCCGTGCAGAGCTTGAGGCAAAAGAAGTCGCCGCTTTATCAGATGCTGAATCAAAAGAATTAGCGATGAAAGATGTTGTTTGTACAATTTCTGCGAATGCGGGTGAAGAAGGGAAGCTCTACGGCTCTGTCAGCACTACAGAAATAGCTGCCAATCTTCTGGAGCAAGGTTTTGAGGTTGAAAAGCGTGACATCAACATGCCAGAGGCAATCAGAAATACTGGTGAATATGAAGTCACCGTATCTCTCTATGCTGAGGTTGTGGTGCCAGTAAAAATTATAGTAATTGCTGCAACTGAAACAGAATAA
- the dnaB gene encoding replicative DNA helicase, whose amino-acid sequence MDIDNPKIPPNSIDSEQSVLGGLLLHNESWDNVVNILSSDDFYQTSHRIIYDAIVILLEHDKPADILTVKEQVIKTHDEDSIGGFAYLAQIAENTPSVSNIEAYAKHVRELSIYRQLIKIGKEMADTAFSPKDIEVNDLLDLSERKIFEIAEQVSRNKQEITNVKDIIKDVVNRVHEMQELKGYKGAETGFSEFDKLTSGLQNGDLIIIAGRPSMGKTALSMNIVEHVAIHNSTPVAVFSLEMPTEQLVIRMISSFGRIDSSKLRDGDMSEIDWNSFNHAVRAFEENTILIDETPSITPTEIRAKCRRLKRRYPDLGLIMVDYLQLMTVHGKSENRVQEISEISRSLKALAKEINVPVIALSQLNRGVESRAKTGKGRIPQMADLRESGSIEQDADIIGFIYRDEVYHDDAYTNPEEVGKADLRIAKHRNGATGNIKLAFVGQYSRFEDLAFEDRFQGVNDEQMDASYVNNMTNFDQGDF is encoded by the coding sequence ATGGATATTGACAACCCTAAAATACCACCTAACTCTATAGACTCCGAGCAGTCTGTACTTGGCGGCCTTCTTCTTCATAATGAATCTTGGGATAATGTTGTTAACATTCTTAGCTCTGACGACTTTTATCAAACCTCACACCGCATCATCTACGATGCTATTGTCATACTACTTGAACACGACAAGCCAGCGGATATTCTAACAGTCAAAGAACAGGTCATTAAAACGCATGACGAGGATTCAATAGGAGGTTTCGCTTACTTAGCTCAGATAGCTGAAAATACACCTAGCGTCTCTAATATTGAAGCTTATGCTAAACATGTTCGTGAGCTCTCAATCTACAGGCAGCTCATAAAGATTGGAAAAGAAATGGCTGATACTGCTTTTAGTCCAAAAGACATTGAAGTCAACGATCTTCTGGATTTATCAGAAAGAAAAATCTTTGAAATAGCTGAACAAGTCAGTCGTAACAAGCAAGAAATTACGAATGTAAAAGATATTATCAAGGATGTAGTGAACCGCGTTCATGAAATGCAAGAATTAAAAGGTTACAAAGGAGCCGAAACTGGTTTTTCAGAATTTGACAAATTAACTTCAGGTCTCCAAAATGGCGATCTCATTATTATCGCCGGAAGGCCCAGCATGGGTAAGACTGCTCTTTCAATGAATATTGTCGAGCATGTAGCAATTCATAACTCTACGCCAGTAGCAGTATTCAGTTTGGAGATGCCAACTGAGCAATTAGTCATCCGAATGATTTCATCATTTGGAAGAATTGACTCAAGTAAATTGCGTGATGGAGATATGTCTGAGATTGATTGGAACAGCTTCAATCATGCAGTCAGAGCCTTTGAAGAAAATACAATTCTAATCGATGAAACGCCTTCAATAACGCCTACCGAAATCAGGGCAAAATGTAGAAGACTTAAAAGAAGGTATCCAGATCTGGGTCTAATCATGGTGGATTATTTACAACTCATGACAGTGCACGGTAAATCTGAGAACCGCGTTCAAGAAATTTCAGAAATCTCTCGCTCACTTAAGGCTCTTGCAAAGGAGATTAATGTTCCAGTCATAGCTCTATCACAGCTTAATCGAGGAGTTGAATCTAGAGCTAAAACTGGTAAAGGCAGAATTCCTCAGATGGCTGACCTTAGAGAATCAGGATCTATTGAACAGGATGCTGATATTATTGGATTTATCTACAGGGATGAGGTTTATCATGATGATGCATACACGAATCCTGAAGAAGTAGGAAAAGCAGACTTAAGAATAGCAAAACACAGAAATGGAGCTACTGGAAATATTAAGCTGGCCTTTGTGGGTCAATATTCAAGATTTGAAGATTTAGCCTTTGAAGATAGATTCCAGGGCGTGAACGATGAGCAAATGGACGCTTCATATGTTAACAATATGACAAATTTTGATCAGGGTGATTTTTAG
- a CDS encoding DUF1249 domain-containing protein — protein sequence MMNDQIQTKLIYNKQKVTYKNLSEIFELNFIKISRLIPLLASITEETIGIKSQSNDLFIICHEKSPYTGTYTLTHKIKSMDKVINRPDIRFKIYFDAKLLEVESICKETRINSNHPLLVDCSDLSFQLELNLFMLRWLDYCLDKYNGAKWITKN from the coding sequence ATGATGAATGATCAGATTCAAACCAAACTCATATATAACAAACAAAAGGTAACTTATAAAAATCTATCGGAGATTTTTGAACTTAACTTTATTAAAATCTCAAGACTCATTCCACTTCTCGCTTCTATTACTGAAGAAACAATTGGAATTAAAAGCCAATCAAATGATCTTTTCATAATCTGCCATGAAAAGTCTCCTTACACTGGAACATATACACTGACTCACAAGATTAAATCTATGGATAAAGTGATCAACCGTCCAGATATTCGTTTTAAAATTTATTTTGATGCAAAACTCTTAGAGGTTGAATCAATATGTAAAGAAACAAGAATTAATTCTAATCACCCCTTACTCGTTGATTGTAGTGATTTGTCCTTTCAACTTGAACTTAACCTATTCATGCTAAGATGGCTCGATTACTGCTTAGATAAGTACAACGGAGCAAAGTGGATAACAAAAAATTAA
- a CDS encoding 5'-nucleotidase: MDNKKLKSENTKLVIAISSRALFNLDQSHKIFKEKGIEAYAKHQQENEHVILEPGVGFTLVKKLLKLNSKKTPIDVILLSRNSADTGLRIFNSIEHYDLNISRAAFTRGESTHPFVGAFEADLFLSSNYNDVQKALQSGYAAASIVESKSNNSHPSQLRIAFDGDAVIFSDESERIFQEKGLEAFHENEILSEKIELKAGPFKSFLVSLQKIQSTFPEEDNPIRTALVTARSAPSHRRVIHTMRKWGIRIDESFFLGGLEKGVFLRQFAADIFFDDQQQHCESASQYVPTGHVPSGIKNS; encoded by the coding sequence GTGGATAACAAAAAATTAAAATCTGAAAATACCAAGTTAGTTATTGCAATCTCATCAAGGGCATTATTCAATCTAGATCAATCTCACAAGATATTTAAAGAAAAGGGAATTGAGGCTTATGCTAAGCATCAGCAAGAAAACGAGCATGTCATTTTAGAACCAGGGGTTGGCTTTACCCTCGTTAAAAAATTATTAAAACTCAACAGTAAAAAAACGCCAATTGATGTCATCCTTCTATCCAGAAATAGTGCAGATACAGGTCTTAGAATATTTAACTCAATTGAGCATTACGATCTAAATATTTCAAGGGCTGCGTTCACGAGAGGAGAGAGTACTCACCCTTTTGTAGGGGCTTTTGAAGCTGACTTGTTTCTATCTAGCAACTACAATGATGTCCAGAAAGCACTCCAATCAGGATATGCTGCAGCCTCTATCGTTGAATCAAAGTCCAATAATAGCCACCCATCTCAGCTAAGGATTGCTTTTGATGGTGATGCAGTAATCTTTTCCGATGAATCTGAGAGAATTTTTCAGGAAAAAGGACTAGAGGCATTTCATGAAAACGAGATTTTATCTGAAAAAATTGAGCTAAAAGCGGGGCCATTTAAGTCATTTTTAGTATCTTTACAAAAAATTCAATCTACATTTCCAGAGGAAGATAACCCAATAAGAACAGCTCTCGTTACAGCAAGATCAGCTCCATCACATAGAAGAGTTATTCATACTATGAGAAAGTGGGGCATTCGTATTGACGAATCATTCTTTTTAGGTGGCCTTGAAAAAGGCGTTTTTTTAAGACAATTTGCAGCAGATATATTTTTTGATGATCAGCAACAACATTGTGAGTCTGCATCTCAATATGTCCCTACAGGACATGTACCGAGTGGAATAAAAAATAGTTAA
- the hisS gene encoding histidine--tRNA ligase produces MSKKIQAIRGMNDLLPSDSNIWSFLDSTISNLLLSYGYKYCRTPNIESTETFARAIGEVTDIVEKEMYTWKDNNGDSLTLRPEGTAGVVRMMIEHNLPREGIQKVFYNGPMFRHERPQKGRYRQFHQVGAEVFGVSDAKIDAELISITQILWKTLGIDAELEINSLGSAQSRASYREILSGYFNDNKDQLDEDSLRRLKTNPLRILDSKNKELESLISGAPKMIDYLDDDSNHHFNALKNYLESLDISYKVNPKLVRGLDYYNQTVFEWISNDLGAQGTICGGGRYDGLVEKMGGNATPAIGFAMGLERIALLIEDKSDQIINKRPHLYFASIGDSANIESMNLSKKIIEALPHITITNDMSIGTLKNQMKKANKSEADFAMILGEQELSEGHISIKPLKGQGVQQSIKLEGIIHHLQEIL; encoded by the coding sequence ATGTCAAAAAAAATTCAAGCTATCCGTGGAATGAACGATCTTCTTCCTTCAGATTCAAATATCTGGAGTTTTTTAGATAGTACCATTAGCAATCTGCTTCTTTCATATGGCTATAAATATTGCCGAACTCCCAACATTGAGAGCACAGAAACTTTTGCAAGAGCTATTGGAGAAGTAACCGATATTGTTGAGAAAGAAATGTATACCTGGAAGGACAATAATGGAGACTCTCTTACCTTAAGGCCAGAGGGAACAGCTGGTGTTGTAAGAATGATGATTGAGCATAATTTACCCAGAGAGGGAATTCAAAAAGTTTTTTATAATGGCCCCATGTTTAGGCATGAGCGTCCTCAAAAGGGGAGATACCGTCAATTTCATCAGGTTGGTGCTGAAGTATTTGGCGTTTCTGATGCGAAAATTGATGCTGAATTGATATCCATAACTCAGATTCTCTGGAAGACATTAGGAATTGATGCTGAACTGGAAATCAATTCTCTTGGCTCTGCGCAAAGTCGCGCCTCTTACAGAGAAATATTGTCAGGATACTTTAACGATAACAAGGATCAACTAGATGAAGATAGTCTGAGACGTTTAAAAACGAATCCACTGAGAATTCTAGACAGTAAAAATAAAGAACTTGAGAGTTTAATTTCTGGCGCTCCAAAAATGATTGATTATCTTGATGATGATTCTAATCATCATTTTAATGCCTTAAAGAATTACCTAGAGAGCCTTGATATTTCATATAAGGTCAATCCTAAACTGGTTAGAGGGCTTGACTACTATAATCAAACTGTTTTTGAATGGATTTCAAATGATCTTGGCGCTCAAGGAACTATATGCGGCGGTGGAAGATATGATGGACTTGTTGAAAAAATGGGAGGTAATGCAACACCAGCAATTGGCTTTGCTATGGGATTAGAGCGAATAGCCCTCCTCATTGAAGATAAGTCTGATCAAATAATTAACAAGAGGCCTCATTTGTATTTTGCCTCAATCGGAGATAGCGCCAATATTGAGTCTATGAACCTATCTAAAAAAATTATTGAAGCTCTCCCTCATATTACTATTACTAATGATATGAGCATTGGCACGCTTAAAAATCAAATGAAAAAAGCAAATAAATCAGAGGCTGACTTTGCTATGATTCTTGGAGAACAGGAATTATCAGAGGGCCATATAAGTATAAAGCCTCTAAAGGGCCAAGGAGTTCAGCAATCAATTAAACTTGAGGGTATCATTCACCATCTTCAGGAGATATTATGA
- a CDS encoding YfgM family protein, with amino-acid sequence MKNFIEISDSEEEQVDKIKKWWDANGKQIIAGAVLGLAGVFGWNYYVDYQDSQALNARSLYLSYASDSANVGAYDKLIKDHSSSSYADQGTLLMAKYLFVAGNYSLALDALKPLTTRENSVIASTAILRSASLHLELGQHEEALSVLNIENEEGFSGLFYNLAGDVFLDLGNIEEAKKNYTLAIDNITENSSLTQLIQIKLDDLS; translated from the coding sequence ATGAAAAACTTTATAGAAATTAGCGATTCAGAAGAAGAGCAAGTTGATAAGATTAAAAAATGGTGGGATGCCAATGGTAAACAAATTATTGCAGGAGCTGTTCTTGGACTTGCAGGCGTCTTTGGTTGGAACTATTATGTTGATTATCAAGATAGTCAGGCTTTGAATGCTCGATCGCTTTATTTAAGCTATGCGTCAGACTCAGCCAATGTTGGTGCTTATGACAAACTGATTAAAGATCACTCGTCAAGTAGCTATGCTGATCAAGGGACTCTTTTGATGGCTAAATATTTATTTGTTGCAGGCAATTACTCTCTAGCGCTAGATGCTCTTAAGCCCTTAACAACAAGAGAAAATTCAGTCATTGCATCGACAGCAATATTACGATCAGCGTCGCTTCATCTTGAACTTGGGCAACATGAAGAAGCTCTATCTGTTCTCAATATAGAGAATGAAGAGGGCTTTTCGGGACTCTTTTATAATCTTGCTGGAGATGTTTTTCTAGATCTTGGAAATATTGAAGAAGCTAAAAAGAATTACACTCTAGCGATTGACAATATCACTGAAAACTCTAGCCTTACGCAATTGATTCAGATCAAGCTGGACGATCTCAGTTAA
- the der gene encoding ribosome biogenesis GTPase Der, protein MSYPIISLVGRPNVGKSTLFNRLSNSRQALVSDFEGLTRDRQYASIELDNGIYCSIVDTGGLTNEDSIIDTGIHSQVINALNESDVIYFIVSNKDGVTSLDFDISAQLRKLKKNIILVCNKAEGLNKASAAEFYELGLGDPTLISAEHNQGITDLIEKTIPLLPKAVEFKKPELEGIAVAVLGRPNVGKSTLINRILGEERVMAVDLPGTTRDSIFIPFEREGQQYTLIDTAGIRRKRSVSEKVEIFSIIKAKDAINDSHVVILVLDAHEGVTEQDATLLGLIADKGRALLIVINKWDGLDDYQKSEVKRKLDIKLSFVNYATVHYISALHGSGVGRLFSPIKRSYENAGGRFPTSLLNRILEQANNTHQPPPVAGKRMRLKFVNQSDVFPPTLIFHGNHVQNVPNSYERFLKNFFITALKLTNTPIKIQYKSGDNPFKDKKNILSARQIQKKKRLMKFVKKK, encoded by the coding sequence GTGAGCTACCCTATCATATCTCTGGTTGGCAGGCCTAATGTAGGCAAGTCAACGCTGTTTAATCGTCTAAGCAATTCAAGGCAAGCCCTCGTCTCTGATTTTGAAGGACTGACTAGAGATCGTCAATATGCAAGCATAGAGTTAGATAATGGTATTTATTGCTCTATTGTCGATACTGGCGGCCTAACTAATGAAGATTCAATCATTGATACGGGTATTCATAGTCAAGTAATTAATGCACTCAACGAGTCAGATGTCATATACTTTATTGTCAGCAATAAGGATGGAGTTACTTCTTTAGATTTTGATATTTCAGCCCAGCTAAGAAAGCTAAAGAAAAATATTATTTTAGTTTGTAACAAAGCTGAGGGTTTAAATAAAGCTTCAGCTGCAGAATTTTATGAACTAGGATTAGGTGATCCAACACTTATTTCAGCAGAACATAATCAAGGCATTACTGACCTTATAGAAAAAACAATCCCACTACTGCCTAAAGCTGTTGAGTTTAAAAAACCTGAACTAGAGGGAATTGCAGTTGCTGTTCTTGGTAGGCCCAATGTTGGAAAATCAACTCTAATTAATCGAATTTTAGGAGAAGAAAGAGTCATGGCGGTAGATCTACCTGGAACTACTCGAGATTCAATATTTATTCCTTTTGAAAGAGAGGGTCAGCAATACACTCTGATTGATACAGCCGGTATAAGACGTAAAAGAAGCGTAAGTGAAAAGGTCGAAATTTTTAGCATTATCAAAGCTAAAGATGCCATCAATGATTCACATGTTGTTATTTTGGTATTGGATGCCCATGAAGGAGTCACTGAGCAAGATGCAACACTCTTAGGGCTAATAGCTGACAAAGGAAGGGCCTTACTCATTGTTATCAACAAATGGGATGGCTTAGATGATTATCAAAAAAGTGAAGTAAAAAGAAAGTTAGATATAAAACTCTCATTTGTAAATTACGCAACAGTTCATTACATTTCTGCACTCCACGGCTCAGGTGTTGGTAGATTATTCTCGCCCATTAAAAGATCTTATGAGAATGCAGGCGGAAGGTTTCCTACCTCACTCCTAAATCGAATATTAGAACAGGCCAACAACACACATCAACCTCCTCCAGTTGCTGGAAAGAGAATGAGGCTAAAGTTTGTCAATCAATCTGATGTTTTTCCGCCCACATTGATTTTTCATGGCAACCATGTTCAAAATGTACCAAATAGTTATGAGCGCTTTCTAAAGAATTTTTTTATTACAGCTCTCAAGTTAACGAATACTCCTATTAAAATTCAATACAAAAGTGGCGACAACCCATTTAAAGATAAAAAAAATATTCTATCTGCACGCCAAATTCAAAAGAAAAAGCGGCTGATGAAGTTTGTCAAAAAGAAATAA